The sequence ATTCATGCCTTTGCTATTGCATGAATGCAAATTACACCATCTTTTACCTCAGCTTATACAGGGGAAAGCTGTTGCCTCAGATTAAGAACCTTCAATGATTCTAATTGCAGGCTTATGCAATGGTGGATTCTGCAGATAGACTGCTGTGAGCATAGCAAAATACTTATAAACATTGCTATTCATTAATCTCTTTGAGGAAGAGAGAGCATGAGTTAAGATCGCAGCATTTGTTTGTTTGTAGAGAAACTGTTAGACGTTTTATTTAAAattgagtttaagttatatacactaaCAATGTAAAAGATATGTATATAATTAGGTCAATTATAAGGAAGTACTAGTAAATTTCTATAATGAAGATTTTCTGGTAAATATGGTAACTGACCGCAATTCTGATATTAGTTTTTGGTTTTGAGAAATTGACAAGGTAATGGCTATTTCATCAGATTAGGGACAAAATATCAGCTGGAAGAAACATTTCCAGAAATCTAACAAACTTTTAGTATGTGCCATTGCTGGACTCTCttccgaatggtgattttggagggTTTTAATTGCTTTGTTTTGTCTTTGGGTTTTGCCACTTCTTTGTTCTTTGAATGCGTTTCCGTTGTTGCAATTTTGGATGAGTTTATGTTGAATGCTTCACTACTAATAACAATTAATCACTGTTATAGCTGGTGACATTTATCTGGTGCAACAGTCCAACAGCTTCAAGTGTTGAACTGTTCTTTTAAAGAAGATACATCTTCACATTTTGTCCCCCAAGAGTGCAGCTGGTAGCTTAGTTGGTAACATTTGCAAGCAGGAGCGGAGCTAGCCCTTCAGACACGGGTTCAGCTGAAGCCAGTAACTTTTGTTCAAATCatatatttatcttaaaaaattattaaattatgcccaaattatttaatttagaacccaatgacttaaaataattaaaatactgAATCCATAAGTTTtaaatcctggctccgcctctTGTTTGCAAGTTCTAGTCCCAACATTAGCAAGAAAAGATGTATTGAATCAGTAAGCTGAAATTTGAAGATTATTGTAAAGATAAACAGACGAGATGCAATGTCTGGCTTACGAGGAAGGGTGGATACTGGCGCCTGGCAATGCATAGTGTGTGTTGGCCATCTGTTATTGAGGTTCAAAATTTGCAGCAAAATGGTACAACTAAACCTACTCAACTTTGCAGTGTTAAAGAGAGCAAGAATACTGATAGATCAAGGACTAAGAAGGTAATCAAAGTGCATGTTACTAAAAATTACTCTTGCAGCACAGTTGCTGTCGTAGTTACACGAAATGCTGCACAGTCTTTCCGGTGGTGGACATTGTAATTAGACTGCTGCGACCATAGTAAAATACTCGTGAAAATTTTCATTCATAACTCTCTTTAAAGAAGAAGAGACCATGATTCAAGATTGCAGCATCTATTTGTGTTTAAATAACACAGCCAACTAGCTAGAGAAGATTAAATTCCCCATATGCAAAagactatttttcctttgctGGTTTAGCTAGCAATCTCACTGGTCCCTACAGTCAAAGATGCTGAGTGCAAAATCACATCAACTGCTCAAAATCAAAGTTGGTATACACATACTCACAAGCCTAAAAAGATCATTCATTTTTGATCAATTCATATTCAAACTAAGGCAAGCTCCCTAATCCCTACTGCCAAAGATGCTGGATGCGAGATCACAATCACATTAACTGCTTGAAATCAAAGATCGTATACAACTACTCACAAGCCTAAAAAGATCATTGCTTTTTGATCAATTCATATTCAAACTAAGGAGATAGATCAAAGTACCTATGACTAAAAAACTACTCTAGCAGTATAGTTTATGTCATAGATTGACAGCAACATCGCACAGTTTCTTTCCAATGATGGACATTGTAATTAGACTGTTGCAAGCATAGTAAAATACTCCTGAAGAGAGAGCAAGATTGCTAGACTGCAACATATACGGTCAGAACTCTCTATAACATCTTTTATGTTAGCCggtcactataaaagccaagtatTCTCGGAACcgattttcatgttatgttacaaTATTTGtcctatataacaacacttcgctatagcagccaaaaaatattgaaacaaaCAAGATTGTTATAGAGATGTTTGACTGTATTTCTGTAAAATAACAGAGTAACTAGCAAGAGAAGATGCTAAACTCCCATGTGCAAGAGAATGTTCTTCCCTTGCTGGTTTAGCTTACATTCTCAATATTGCTAAAGACGATGAATGTATTATGTATATCACTGCTTTGGCTTGTATAATAAGCTACATTAACTGCTTGAAATCAAACACGGATCACAAAATCTATCTCTCATTTACAAGCCTAAAAAGATTATTGCTTTTCGATCAATTCATACTCAATCTACTTCGAGCTGCAAGGAATACACACAGTTTCCGCAGAAGTTAATCCATCCAACAGCTGAACCAAAACACAAATCAAGATCAACATTATAAAACCTTTCGAAACTAGTATTAGGCATCAAAATTTACAAATTCATAACACAATTCATCATCACCCTGTATATAAATTACAGAAACCATGATTTCCATTAATAATAAGTAACCAACCTAATAAGTCGTTTTTCATCCCGAAGATGGGAAGACATCCTTAACAGCAGAAGCAGCAGTTAAATAATTCAAAGTATTCCTCAAAGTTTCCTTTTCCCGTTTCAATCTCACAGCTGTATCTTCTAACTCAAGCAACGCTTGTTGTTCCCGTGGGGCTCCTTCAAACGTACTCCCAACGAAAAACGAAAACGGCGTCGGAAATAAATTCCGTCGTAAATCTGTTGCCTCTTTTTCAGCTTTCCCGTTCAATCTGTTAGACAAACGGATCACGTCTTTCATGTAATTTTCCACTTCGTTAGCTAAACCTTCCACGTCATCTTCTCCGTTAGCTGACGGACGGTCTTCCAGCCACGTCACCTCAGCAACTAAATACGGTTTGGACCGGACGACTTTACTGACCCGGAACCGTTCTTGTCCTTTACAGATTAGAAAAAACCGGTCGTCGACGAGGCGTTCGTGTTTAACGACTTCGCCTACGCAGCCGACGTCGGCGGTTCCGGTGGCGCTATCGGAGTAAATAACTCCGAAACGGAGGTCGGTTTGGAGGAGTGTATGCATCATTATACGGTAACGAAACTCGAAGATTTGAAGCGGGAGGATTGCACCAGGGAAGAGGACGAGAGGGAGAGGGAAAAGTGGGAGCTCAACGACGTCATCCGAGTTGGGTGAGCTGCCGGTGTGGTGTTTCTCCGGGAAGGAAGAGGCGGAGCATCGGAGAGTGTAATTATTACGACGGCGACGGCGGTGGAGGAATGGTAGTGGGGTAAAGTGATATTGGGGATTAGATTGAGGGGTTAAAAAGAAATTATTAGTAGGGTTTATTAAGTGGGGTTTGTgagtgaaagaagaagaagaaggtaagaTTTGAGGCAAAGCCATGGAAATAAAAATGGGTTCTTGAAAATCAGAGAGTAGACATTGATAAAAAcagaggaaaaagaaagaaaaaaaagtttctgagattggttatggaattaagGAAAATGTAGTAGCATAAAGTCTATCTATCAAAATCTGTGGATTTGGAACAACTTTGTAAACCTAAATATCCATAGGGGTTGAGTATTTGAATGTGGTGTGCAGATTTACACGTGGAAATATGTTATCTTAAGCTTATGTGGCAAAATGTCTTACTTATGGTGAATGGTTCCTACCGTTTGCAACatcaatttttggattttcatttCCTCATCCTAAAAACAACTGTCTCTCTAAAAGGGAGTTACGTTCCGTCTCTTATTTCTTTAGTTTTATAATAATCAAATTATCCAAGGTATTACTTTTTCATTATTAGTCATAAGTCTTGAGTTATAGTCGGTGGTGGAACCATATGTATTTAACTGACATTAATTCATCAAAAAGTTATATTTTTTGCGTATATATATAACACATTGATACTT is a genomic window of Nicotiana tabacum cultivar K326 chromosome 16, ASM71507v2, whole genome shotgun sequence containing:
- the LOC107816598 gene encoding uncharacterized protein LOC107816598, whose product is MALPQILPSSSSFTHKPHLINPTNNFFLTPQSNPQYHFTPLPFLHRRRRRNNYTLRCSASSFPEKHHTGSSPNSDDVVELPLFPLPLVLFPGAILPLQIFEFRYRIMMHTLLQTDLRFGVIYSDSATGTADVGCVGEVVKHERLVDDRFFLICKGQERFRVSKVVRSKPYLVAEVTWLEDRPSANGEDDVEGLANEVENYMKDVIRLSNRLNGKAEKEATDLRRNLFPTPFSFFVGSTFEGAPREQQALLELEDTAVRLKREKETLRNTLNYLTAASAVKDVFPSSG